DNA from bacterium:
TCTACATCACCCCCGACACCACGGCGATCTCGGTGATTACGGCCTACCACCCCGACATCGAGACCTTCTACCTGATGGGCACCGTCGCGCACGGCCAGGCGGATTCCTCCATCGATCCGCCCACCGAGAGCACCTTCGACCCGACGGACAGCGGCATCTCCAACGCGACCTTCCACCAGGTGGCGGGCATGGTCAATCAGGCCCTGACCGAGGATTCGGACCCCATGTTCCGGATCCGCTACAACGCGGTCTTCGACGTGTACACCCTCGCGAGCCTGAGCGGCGGCGGCGGGGGCGGCTATTCGCCGACCGGGCCCACGATCCAGGGCCTGAGCGCCCTGGTGGGCGGCCCCGGCATGACCCTCGTGCTGTCGGGCCTCAACTTCGGCCCAGGCCTCTCGGACAACGCCGTCTCCTTCAACGGGGCGGCCGGGACGGTGCTCGCCGCCTCGCCCACCGAGCTGAGCGTGATCGTGCCCCCCGACGCCACCACCGGCTTGATCCGGGTCGTCAACGCCGCGGGCGAGAGCAACGGCATCCAGTTCGTCGTGCTCGACACCATCGGCGGCGCGCTGCGCCCCACCCAGAACACCCCGGTGATCACCGCCCTCTCGCCGCTCGCGGTCACGCCCGGCGCGACCGTCTCCATTACCGGGGAGGGCTTCGATCCGGACCCGCAGGCCAACCAGGTCTACTGGAACGGTCGGATGATCCGGCCGACCGCCGCCTCGAGCACCAGCCTGACCGTCACCCTGCCGCCCGACTGGGGCAGCGGCGAGGTCAAGGTGGGCCGGGTCGGCATCAAGAGCAACGGCCTGCACCTCACCGTGGGGGCGCCCGTCTTGGTCGCCGCGAGCGCCCGCACCGTCCTGCCGGGCGAGGTCTTCACCCTGGCGGGGGCGAACTTCGTCCCCATCCCCGGTGCCAACACGGTCCACTTCGCGGGAGCGACCGGGACCGTGCTCGCCGCGACCACCGAGACCCTCACGGTGCGCGCGCCCCTCATCCCTGATCTCGGGCCTGTGAGCGTCCAGACGGGCGGCGGCACCAGTGCCTCCGTGCCCCTGATGGTCGTGGCGGACTCGGGCGGCAAGCTGGATCTCGGCACGCCGCCCACCATCTCGGCCCTGTCCTTGACCGAGGGGCCGGTGGGCATCGGGGTAATCATCACGGGCACCCACTTCAGCGCCGATCCGCGCGAGATCCACGTGCGCTTCAACGGGAAGCCCGCCACCCTGCTTTCGGTCGCGGCGACCAGCCTGACGGTGGTCGTGCCGGCCGGGGCGACCACGGGCCCGGTGACCGTCACCACCCCCGCGGGCGTCGCGAAGGGGCCGGTCTTCACCGTCAACGGGGATTCGGTGACGGACCCCTTCCTGAGCGGGCCGCCGCTCATGGGCAGCGTCAGCCCCACCATCGGCTTGCCCGGTACCACGGTCGTCATCGAGGGCACCAACTTCGATCCGATCATCTCGAACAACCAGGTTCACTTCAACGGGACACCTGCCGTCATCTCGAGCGGCACGTCCCGCCGGCTCACGGTCACGGTTCCTGTGGGGGCGACGTCCGGCGACGTCACCGTCACCCATTCGGGCGGCACCACGACCGGTTACGCCTTTCAGGTCATCTCCGGCGTCGGAGGATCCTTCAGCCCCTAGGGCGAAGGTGAGGAGGAAGCACATGTCGCAGCAATGGAAATGCTTGGCCCTGGGTGCCGCGGTGGCGCTCTTCGGCTGCCAATCGACCCCAAGCGCCCCATCGAACGTCCAAGTGGACGCCCCGCAGCCGGCTGCCGCCGTGCCGCCGCTCATCGGCCAGCTGCAACTGCCGGGCTTCGCCCCGCAGGCGCTGCCCGCCGAGGTGCTGTCGGCGGCGACGGTCACCCTGATCGACCCGGGCACCAACAACGCGGTCTCCACCGCGCTGACCGGCCCGACTGGTAACTTCATGCTGCAGTTCACGGGCGCCTTCGTGCCGGCCCTCAACGCCGTGTACGTGGTCGAGGCCTACAAAGGCCTCTCCAACAATGCCCCGGGCTACCATACTCCGCGCTTCCGCACCCTCATCAAGCTGACCGCGGGCGGCTGGACCTCGGTCTCGGGCACGAGCATCGTGATCAACGCCCTGACCACCGCGATCGCCATCGAAAGCTACCTGGACTCGGTCAACGTGTCGGCGGGCTCGACCATCGGCAAGGTCGTCCCCCCGGCGACGCTGGCCACCAACGCCTTCGCTCCGCACCACCCCGACGCCGAGGTCTACCAGCTCGCAGGCGACATCAGCAGCTACCTCACCAACAACATGGACCCGCTGCTGAACGTGAACGCCATCAAGCCGACCGTCGGCTCGTTCAACCCCACGGCCGGCTCGCCGGGGACCATCGTCACCCTCTACGGCACCGGCTTCAACCCGAACCCGGGCAGCACGACCGTGACCTTCAACGGCGTGCCCGCCGACATCATCTACGTGGCGCCGCGGCTGGACGTCCCCGGCGAGAGCCGCATGGCCGTCGTGGTGCCCAACAATTTCACCACCGGCGCGATCCAGGTCGCCACCCCCCAGGGCAGCGTGACCACCGGGGCCTCGTTCACCACCCTGGTACCGGTGCTGAACTCCTTGAGCGTCGCGACCGGCTCGGTCGGCACCACCGTGACCCTCACGGGCCTGAACTTCGACCTGAACCCGAACAATGACATCGTGCGCTTCAACGGCATCCTGGCTCCCGTCTCGACGGCCTCGGCCACGACCCTGACCTGCCAGGTGCCCCTGGGGTCCACCACCGGCAACGTGGTGGTCACCACCAACGCCGGAATCACTTTCCCCAAGCCCTTCACCGTCTTCCCGGGGATCACCGCCCTGGACCGCAACACCGCCGTCATCGGCGGGGCCGTGGTCATTACCGGCACCAACTTCGACGGCTCGAGCACGCTCGCCAACACGGTCCGCTTCAACGGCCAGCTTGCGACCGTCACTGCCGCGACCGACACCTCCTTGACCTGCACGGTCCCGCCCGGCGCCACCTCGGGCCCCCTGACCGTCACGGTCGGCCCCAACACCAGCGTCAGTGTCCCCTTCTACGTCGTGCCGACCGTGTCGGGCGTCGGCACGATGTAAGCGAGGTCCAACATGAGCAAGCAACACCGCCCTCTCGCTGCCGCACTGGCCATCACCGGCCTGGTCGCGGGCTGCTTCCCCGGCTTCCTCGCGCGCCCCACGGACACGAACGGCCCGGCCGTCGTCACCCAGCAGGACGGCGCGCGCGTCGTCCGCGACGGGGACACGACCACCATCCAGATGACGGGCCACTCCCTCTCGGGACGCCTGTCACTCGGGGATGAAGGCTTCAAGACCCAGGCGACGAGCGCCGATGTGGTCAGCAACGCGACCGTGGCCATCATCGACGCGGCGACCAACACCACCGTCGCGACCTCGGTGACGAACGGCGCCGGCAACTTCACCATCCCCCTGCCGGCCAGCTGGAACCCTCCTCTCGGGGGCGATTACGTGGTCGAAGCTTACAAGGGCCTCGGCGGCGACGCCATGGGCAAGAACGTCGTGCGCATGCGCACCCTCATCCGCAAGCTCAGCGGGGTGGGCGCCTTCACCAGCATGACGGGCACGGACTCGATCGGCGTCAGCCCCATGACCACGGCCGTCTACCTCAAGAGCGTCGACGGCTTCGGCCCGATCCCGCTTGCGAGCGTGTACTTCGGGGACAACCGCGGCACCGTGACCCTCGGCGGCTCCCTGCGTCAGGCCAATCAGTTCACGGGGGCGGGCGTCTCCGACGCGCAACTCGCGGGCCTCAACGCGATGGTCGTCGACAGCCTCACGGCCGACGCGGATCCGATCGCGGGTGCCAACGCGGCCCTGGTGCCGGTGACCAACACCTTCAGCACCTACGCGGCCCCTGCTGGGACCGTCGTCCAGATCCAGGGCTCGGGCTTCAGCCCCCTGCCCTCGGGCAACACGGTCCTGTTCGCCGGGGCGGCGACCGCGAGCGTCATGTACGCGAGCAAGGGTGCATTGATCGTGGCGGTGCCCTCGGGCGCCATCACGGGCAACGTCACGGTCACGACCGCCGCCGGTACCTCGGGCACCACCCACTTCACGGTCACCCCGGCTATCGGCAGCCTGCCCAACAGCCCCCAGATCAGCAGCGTCAACAAGCCCGCCCCCGCGGTCGGGGAGACCCTGCGGATCGGGGGGATGAACTTCAACAACGGCACCAACACCGTCACCTTCACCACGGGCGCCGGCACCACCACCGCGGCGGCGGCTCTCTTGAGCGACAACGAGATCTCGGTGGCGGTCCCAGCGAGTGCCAAGAGCGGTCCCATCACGGTGACCAACAACAACGGTACGGGCAACGGCTACTGGATCGAGGTCTTCCACGCGGCGGGCTCCATCGTCGAGACCTTCGTCGACAACAGCCGCAACGACACCGCCGTCACCAACACCTCGTGGATCGGCGGGATCGTGCCCTTCGGGACGCCGCTCGCGGACTTCGACACCCTTGCCGAGTTCGACACCCTCGCCGCGCAGAACGCCCAGATCGGCTTCGATAGCCTGAGTGCCGCCAACCCGGCCTCCATCAAGATCGCCCTGTCCGACACGAACGCGAACTACCCGTACACCAATGGGCAGACGATGCACACCGATATGCGGACCAGCGGCACTTACGCGATCTACCAGCTCGCGACCAACGGCGCGAGCCTGTTCATGAGCAACGGCAGCAACACTAGCCGCTACCTCTCGACGGGGGCCGACGGCTTCCCGTTCGCGACAGGCCTGCCCTACTCGGGCTCCACGATCGCGGGGCTTCCGAGCTTGCCTGCCAACGTCCAGATCGCGGGCTTCGTGGGCAGCGATGTCTATTGCTACCACGATGAAACCACCGCCCAGTTCGCGAACATGGGCATCATCACGGCACCCGGCCCCAATGCCTTCGCCAATGCGTCGAGCAAGACGGTGCTCCTGTACGGCCTCGACGACGTCAGCCCGATCACCATCAACAAGATCGCAAGCGGCCTCATCGGTGGCTTGGTCCACGGCACCAAGATCGGGTCGGACGGCACCTACCTGTACCTGTTGTCGGGCACCGCGGTGGTCGGCGGCTACAACCAGTACATGTCGAACATCAACCTCTACAAATTCCGTCCCGACTCCTACACCAATCCCACCCGCCTGACCCTGGTCGGCATCCTCGAAGATGTGCAGATGCCGGGTGGTGCGACCTTCATGTTCTACCAGTACACCAATATGCCGGTGGATGGTCGGGCCTTCTATCTGCCTGTGCGCACGGCGGGCAGCAACGATACTTACATGGCCTACTCGCTCAGGTCCAAGCTGAGCAAGAACATCAACGTCCGGTTCCGCGCGAACGACACCAACTACTCCGCGGTGGTGTACGACGCGGTGAACGACCTTTATTACTCGGGGACCTACAACACCGGCTACATCTACCGCCACTACATCCCCTCGACACTCGCCAAGGCCAAGGTCTACGAGGCGACCGCCAACGTGACCACCCCGAACCAGAACCTGCCTGCCGGCCGGATGTGGGCGAACGTGGAGCTCAACATGGATCCGCTGCCCGTGGGTGCTGCCGTGACGGTGGACATCCTCGACGGCTCGGGCAACGCCATCGGGGGCTATCAGAACCTCGCCCCCGGGGCGAGCCTGACGGGGCTCGTCGCCCCCACGATCCGCGTGAGGCTCAATCTCTCGGGCGGGACCACCACGACCCCGGTCATCCGGGGGATCCGCCTGAACACCATGGCGACCCCGCCCATCGCCCAGTCCAAGGCGATCAATACCGGCGCGGGTGCCGGCGACCGGATCATCATCGACTCGGTCCAGTTCACCCAGGCCGCCAACGGCGGGGCCGTCGACTACAAGTTCGCGGACAGCGAGGACGGCGTCAGCTTCTCGAGCTTCCAGAGCGGTTTCTACGCAGTCAGCCGCCGCTTCCTGAAGTTCCAGGTGGTGCCGACGGTCGCCGCCTCACCCGCCACTGTTCTGGCACCGCCCGTGGTCCGGCGCGTGCAGATCAACTACCACTACTAGGGAGGTGGAACCATGTCGCATTTTCGTCTTCTGACCGCCCTGGTCCTGTCCGCTTCCCTGCTCGCCGCTTGCAAGGCCCCGGCTTCGCTGAGTCTCTCGCCGGGCCTGGGTCTCTCGGCCCCTGCCGCCCAGGGCAGCGGGGCCACGATTCAGCGTGACCCGCGCGTGCTCTCGGGTGTCATCGAGTTTCCGGTGGCGCGCACGACTCAGGCGTCCGCCGCGGAGGTGATCAACGCGGCGAGCCTCCAGCTCATCGACGTCGCCACGGGCATGACAATCACCACCGGCGTCACCGGCAACACCGGGGCGGCCGCCCAGAACTTCAGCCTCTCGCTGCCCGTCACCTACACCCCGACCCCCGGCCAGGTCTTCACGATCCAGGCGGTCAAGGGATTGGGCAGCAACGGCCTCGGCAACACGGCGGTTCGCCTGCGCACCTACCTCCAGTGGACCAACGCGGGCTGGACCAGCACGACGGGCTCCTCGACCATCGCCCTGACGGCGATGACCACGGCGCTATGTCTGCTGAGCCAGATCGACCCCGCCAACGTGACGCCCGCCTCCACCATCGGGAAGGTCGCTTACGCGGGGGGCGTCAGCACCTACTCGGGGCCTGTCACGGGCCACACCGCCCCCGAGGTCAACAACCTCACCGCTTCGGTTACCGCGGCGCTCGGCGGGGACGTGGACCCGGTTGCCACCATCACCCGGATCCAGCCGGTGGTCACCGGTCTCTCCTCGGTGCGAGGAGCGACGGGCGAGCTGGTCGCGGTCTTCGGGGACGGCTTCAGCCCCGTCTCGGGGGCTGCCACCGTCAGCTTCAACGGGGCGCCCGCCGGGACCTTCATGGCGCGCGGCCGCACGACGCTCTACGTCCTGGTCCCCGACGGGGCGACCACCGGCAACGTGACGGTCACGACCGTCAACGGCACGAGCAACGGCTTCCCCTTCACGGTCATCAACCCGGGCTACACCGTCAACACGGCGGTCATCACGGGGCTCAACCGCTCGGTGCTCCGGGTGGGCGACAGCCTGACCATCACCGGCCGCAATTTCGACCCGGTGCCGGCCAACAATCTCGTGACCCTGAATGCGCTGAACCTGCCCGTGACGGGCGGCAGCGCCACCCACCTGACCCTGACCGTTCCCCCTGGCGCTGCCAGCGGGCCGGTCAAGATCACCAACTCGAACGGCGTGAGCGGCGCCCATTACCTGGGGATCATCTCTTCGGGGCCCAAGTCGCTGGTCGAGACCTTCACCGATGCGGCGACCCGGGATGCCAGCACGACCCTGACCTGGTCGAACACCAAGACCCTCGACATGCCGGACGTGGTGAGGTGGCGCCAGGAAGGGATGGATTTCGCCGCCCAGTCGGG
Protein-coding regions in this window:
- a CDS encoding IPT/TIG domain-containing protein, coding for MRIIAAFCVAIALLSAGCFLAPNTSPTAKGGAASPDEARAIASQESLSGMVDFGARRPQAAIEDVASGATVSLIDVPTGNTIATTLTTPQGAFNFNFGRGWRPRTNAPYYLEAVKGLNNNHPGHAGVRLRTILVYRNGWTSLTNKTNKSGGVYITPDTTAISVITAYHPDIETFYLMGTVAHGQADSSIDPPTESTFDPTDSGISNATFHQVAGMVNQALTEDSDPMFRIRYNAVFDVYTLASLSGGGGGGYSPTGPTIQGLSALVGGPGMTLVLSGLNFGPGLSDNAVSFNGAAGTVLAASPTELSVIVPPDATTGLIRVVNAAGESNGIQFVVLDTIGGALRPTQNTPVITALSPLAVTPGATVSITGEGFDPDPQANQVYWNGRMIRPTAASSTSLTVTLPPDWGSGEVKVGRVGIKSNGLHLTVGAPVLVAASARTVLPGEVFTLAGANFVPIPGANTVHFAGATGTVLAATTETLTVRAPLIPDLGPVSVQTGGGTSASVPLMVVADSGGKLDLGTPPTISALSLTEGPVGIGVIITGTHFSADPREIHVRFNGKPATLLSVAATSLTVVVPAGATTGPVTVTTPAGVAKGPVFTVNGDSVTDPFLSGPPLMGSVSPTIGLPGTTVVIEGTNFDPIISNNQVHFNGTPAVISSGTSRRLTVTVPVGATSGDVTVTHSGGTTTGYAFQVISGVGGSFSP
- a CDS encoding IPT/TIG domain-containing protein; translation: MSQQWKCLALGAAVALFGCQSTPSAPSNVQVDAPQPAAAVPPLIGQLQLPGFAPQALPAEVLSAATVTLIDPGTNNAVSTALTGPTGNFMLQFTGAFVPALNAVYVVEAYKGLSNNAPGYHTPRFRTLIKLTAGGWTSVSGTSIVINALTTAIAIESYLDSVNVSAGSTIGKVVPPATLATNAFAPHHPDAEVYQLAGDISSYLTNNMDPLLNVNAIKPTVGSFNPTAGSPGTIVTLYGTGFNPNPGSTTVTFNGVPADIIYVAPRLDVPGESRMAVVVPNNFTTGAIQVATPQGSVTTGASFTTLVPVLNSLSVATGSVGTTVTLTGLNFDLNPNNDIVRFNGILAPVSTASATTLTCQVPLGSTTGNVVVTTNAGITFPKPFTVFPGITALDRNTAVIGGAVVITGTNFDGSSTLANTVRFNGQLATVTAATDTSLTCTVPPGATSGPLTVTVGPNTSVSVPFYVVPTVSGVGTM